In Penicillium oxalicum strain HP7-1 chromosome I, whole genome shotgun sequence, a single window of DNA contains:
- a CDS encoding Bloom syndrome protein, giving the protein MTKNNLAVHLKWLLKQGPSLYPTLSPSIPTEPGSRVSHQPSPPADETQLLDQLVEDLDDLEDESMARLMLAPSSGSKPKLLSRGDTRLPSSPTVSKKPPSSSTVIPESFLEPPSSCTKNMRPKATPSRSDRRIATSPFDGIESIDLTGDPERFLPPDAKLDLAGQRRLWNEDTALRGAVSEKRGRKRKSDEYDTDLLSPAKLAAKAASPSQKSGSKLSRDVISEIPSRGTRTGGSDGLKNTRAHSPGLPQKTRGREIADSDEEDQFDESWLHNDEMIIDSNTGLYPKPPIGSSRPGMPGLEQPPNLHALKRDPPRPTPPSAGPTVMSSQPKDETILKFMDLSNGVFKNAIAKLQQTLQKNAEVVYEEAMAGRPAPELVAANKGLVSQIEALQSLQGLKKSYSDSLSRKQRLKQDLMRVISQGQDPTSLPELSQSRAVEAEIEIAESSIRKLLLDTKILDFAAGSEHRSENSSTSVSSSLDQSNGPTSRELSTVVQAPYIPAVRAQEVQNTSSSFDSRVESRNAESLVSRNMASPLVDFDDFDWSDSDEEMLEVAGSFDHQAQPPAKESLQNRKVLAETSGNVARMSMPPPKKSPARNNFWSNHPWSQEVKFVLKDRFHLRGFRPNQLEAIDATLGGKDVFVLMPTGGGKSLCYQLPSIVTGGRTHGVTIVISPLLSLMQDQVDHLRKLNIKAYLINGESDKAERSRILSQLSSGDVEDLELLYITPEMINKNQSLVRSLENLHRRQKLARLVIDEAHCVSQWGHDFRPDYKELGEVRAKLPGVPVMALTATATENVKVDVIHNLKMTGCEVFLQSFNRPNLTYEVRPKGKNDEVLASIAETITGSYKNQCGIVYCLSRKMCEKVAEDLRKKYKLRAAHYHAGMKSEAKTDVQNKWQQGKYHIIVATIAFGMGIDKPDVRFVMHHSIPKSLEGYYQETGRAGRDGKRSGCYLYYGYKDAATLKRMIDEGDGSYEQKARQKHMLRNVVQFCENRSDCRRVQVLAYFNEYFRREDCANTCDNCKSDSTFELHDFSQHAAWIINIVRWFQNQPGSRGERGEKVTVLYCVDVLRGDLKRAKSPAHKSIPWYGKGSDLDRGEAERLFYRLLGEDALAEDNVINGSDFAVQYLKLGRRAIEFETGQSKLKLQVLVSPKKKSKGVTRQKQTSKSGTQVYPQSTMVSSPIQSANDRRQAKSQQQRRRHVDLDSTDDESDGFEPLRVAGRPRNESGHEVGPPIMADQKLERLDHLHRAVVEDFEVSAKRYLQEIVVEKGLRSQPFPDQILRDMAITFPQNISELSAISGIDPDKVKRYGRQILKLIDNARRRYHELKDEAEVNGIVPDPNHHNVINLSSSDEYSDDDLFVDQDSNLDLDYPVDGPPENITSRYFPPAPSPGPDLGDDYGHASAAPRSKGGKRPYTKRPRRRNGSSSGTWKAKGARSKAKSGGDRAASGRSSTSNRKAPSTRAPKSTIGMMPI; this is encoded by the exons ATGACGAAAAACAACTTGGCTGTGCATCTTAAATGGCTTCTAAAACAAGGCCCATCATTGTATCCGACGTTGTCCCCCAGTATCCCAACTGAACCCGGCAGTCGCGTGTCCCATCAACCGTCTCCACCCGCCGATGAAACTCAGTTGCTCGACCAACTTGTCGAAGATCTAGATGACTTGGAAGATGAGAGTATGGCAAGACTTATGCTGGCGCCCTCCTCCGGGAGCAAACCAAAATTGCTCAGTCGAGGTGATACCCGCTTGCCCAGCTCTCCCACGGTCTCCAAGAAGCCTCCTTCGTCGAGCACCGTGATTCCAG AATCGTTTCTCGAGCCACCCTCCTCGTGCACCAAGAATATGCGTCCTAAGGCCACACCAAGTCGATCAGACCGCAGAATTGCTACGTCCCCGTTCGATGGAATCGAGTCCATCGACCTCACAGGCGATCCCGAGCGATTCCTACCCCCGGATGCGAAGCTTGATTTAGCGGGCCAGCGACGTTTATGGAACGAGGATACCGCGTTGCGGGGAGCAGTCAGCGAGAAACGGGGccggaaaagaaaaagcgatGAATACGACACAGACCTACTTTCACCTGCGAAGCTCGCAGCAAAGGCCGCGTCACCCTCGCAGAAGTCTGGTTCGAAACTGTCACGAGATGTGATCTCTGAGATCCCAAGTAGAGGCACAAGAACGGGCGGTTCGGACGGGCTGAAAAATACCAGAGCTCACTCTCCGGGGTTACCACAGAAAACCCGCGGACGCGAAATCGCCGATTCAGACGAAGAAGACCAATTTGACGAGAGCTGGCTTCACAACGACGAGATGATCATCGATTCGAATACGGGCCTATACCCTAAACCCCCCA TTGGATCATCTCGTCCGGGGATGCCCGGTCTCGAGCAgcctccaaatctccatgCACTCAAGCGAGACCCGCCGAGACCTACGCCGCCATCTGCAGGCCCCACGGTCATGAGCTCTCAGCCCAAAGACGAGACCATACTCAAATTCATGGATCTTTCGAATGGCGTCTTCAAGAATGCCATCGCCAAATTACAGCAGACCTTGCAGAAGAATGCGGAAGTGGTTTACGAAGAGGCGATGGCCGGGCGACCGGCGCCGGAATTGGTCGCGGCGAACAAAGGGCTTGTGTCGCAAATTGAAGCGCTTCAGAGTTTACAGGGCTTGAAAAAATCGTACAGTGATTCTTTGTCTCGCAAGCAGCGTCTCAAGCAGGACTTGATGCGTGTTATTtctcaaggccaagatcCGACCAGCCTACCAGAACTTTCGCAGAGCCGGGCTGTCGAAGCAGAAATAGAAATCGCAGAGTCGAGCATACGGAAGCTTCTTCTCGACACGAAAATTCTCGACTTTGCTGCTGGGTCTGAACATAGATCAGAAAATTCATCAACATCTGTATCATCGTCGCTAGACCAATCGAACGGGCCTACATCGAGGGAGCTAAGTACGGTTGTTCAAGCTCCTTACATCCCTGCCGTGAGAGCCCAGGAGGTTCAGAACACCTCGTCCTCTTTTGACTCGCGCGTTGAATCTCGAAATGCAGAGTCTCTAGTCTCAAGGAATATGGCGTCTCCCCTCGTGGActttgatgattttgattGGAGCGATAGCGACGAAGAAATGCTGGAGGTAGCTGGGAGCTTCGACCATCAGGCACAGCCGCCTGCAAAGGAGTCTCTCCAAAATCGAAAGGTTCTCGCCGAAACGTCTGGGAATGTGGCCCGCATGTCCATGCCTCCGCCGAAGAAATCGCCTGCGCGCAATAACTTCTGGTCCAACCATCCATGGTCACAAGAAGTTAAATTCGTCCTCAAAGACAGATTTCACTTACGTGGCTTTCGTCCTAATCAACTCGAAGCCATTGACGCGACTCTTGGTGGGAAGGACGTGTTTGTGCTCATGCCAACTGGAGGCGGAAAATCCCTTTGCTATCAGCTGCCTTCTATCGTCACCGGTGGCCGCACCCACGGTGTAACCATTGTCATATCTCCACTTTTGAGTTTGATGCAAGATCAGGTCGACCATCTCCGGAAGCTCAACATCAAGGCTTACTTGATAAACGGTGAATCCGACAAAGCGGAGCGGTCAAGGATTCTCAGTCAATTGTCCAGCGGCGATGTTGAGGATCTGGAGCTCTTGTACATCACTCCCGAGATGATTAACAAAAATCAGTCCCTGGTCAGATCATTGGAAAATCTTCACCGTCGACAGAAGCTCGCACGTCTAGTGATTGACGAGGCACATTGCGTCAGTCAGTGGGGGCATGATTTCCGTCCAGATTACAAGGAACTAGGAGAAGTGCGGGCCAAACTCCCCGGAGTTCCCGTAATGGCGTTGACTGCAACTGCAACCGAGAACGTCAAGGTTGACGTGATTCATAACCTGAAAATGACGGGCTGTGAGGTGTTCCTGCAGTCATTCAACAGACCGAACCTGACCTACGAAGTGCGGCCGAAAGGGAAAAACGATGAAGTGCTTGCCAGCATCGCCGAAACCATCACAGGCTCCTACAAGAACCAGTGCGGAATCGTCTATTGTCTATCCCGAAAGATGTGCGAAAAGGTGGCGGAAGACCTTCGCAAGAAATACAAACTTCGGGCAGCTCATTATCACGCTGGTATGAAGTCCGAGGCTAAGACGGATGTCCAGAACAAATGGCAGCAAGGCAAATACCACATCATCGTGGCAACTATTGCTTTCGGAATGGGAATCGATAAGCCGGACGTACGCTTTGTCATGCACCATAGTATTCCGAAGAGCTTGGAGGGATACTACCAGGAGACTGGCCGTGCTGGTCGCGATGGCAAACGTTCGGGCTGTTATCTTTATTACGGATACAAGGATGCTGCCACACTCAAGCGCATGATTGATGAGGGAGACGGCAGCTATGAGCAAAAGGCGCGACAAAAACATATGCTACGAAACGTGGTTCAGTTCTGTGAGAATCGCAGTGACTGTAGGCGAGTACAAGTCCTCGCCTACTTCAACGAGTACTTCAGGCGCGAGGATTGTGCAAACACCTGCGATAACTGCAAGTCAGACTCGACTTTTGAGCTTCATGACTTCTCTCAGCACGCCGCTTGGATTATCAATATTGTTCGGTGGTTTCAAAATCAGCCTGGCTCGAGAGGCGAAAGAGGCGAGAAGGTGACTGTGCTCTACTGTGTAGACGTCCTTCGCGGAGACCTGAAAAGAGCCAAATCTCCCGCACACAAAAGTATACCATGGTACGGCAAGGGCTCCGACTTGGACCGTGGTGAAGCAGAACGACTCTTCTATCGTCTACTGGGCGAGGATGCTTTGGCTGAGGACAATGTGATCAATGGAAGCGATTTCGCGGTTCAATATCTCAAGCTCGGTCGCCGTGCGATTGAATTCGAAACTGGACAGAGTAAATTGAAGCTTCAAGTCCTCGTGTcgcccaagaagaaaagcaaaggagTCACCCGGCAGAAGCAGACTTCCAAGTCGGGCACGCAAGTTTACCCTCAGTCCACTATGGTGTCGTCTCCAATCCAGTCTGCCAATGACCGCCGCCAAGCCAAATCCCAGCAACAGCGCCGACGGCATGTTGACCTTGACTCAACAGACGATGAGAGTGATGGCTTCGAACCTCTTCGAGTTGCAGGTAGGCCTCGAAATGAGAGTGGCCATGAGGTGGGTCCCCCAATTATGGCGGACCAAAAGCTTGAACGGCTCGATCATCTGCATCGTGCTGTtgtggaagactttgaggtGTCGGCTAAGAGATATTTACAAGAG ATTGTTGTTGAGAAAGGTCTTCGATCACAGCCGTTCCCTGATCAAATTCTGCGTGATATGGCCATCACATTTCCCCAGA ATATCTCGGAGCTTTCTGCTATCAGCGGCATTGACCCCGACAAGGTCAAACGATATGGCCGTCAAATCCTCAAGTTGATCGACAACGCCCGGCGCCGCTATCATGAGCTCAAGGATGAGGCGGAAGTTAACGGCATTGTTCCGGACCCTAATCACCACAACGTTATCAACCTCAGCAGCAGTGACGAATACAGCGATGACGATCTATTTGTTGACCAAGACTCcaaccttgacctcgacTACCCTGTAGATGGTCCGCCGGAGAATATCACCAGCCGCTACTTCCCTCCTGCCCCCTCACCAGGTCCCGACCTAGGTGACGATTATGGCCATGCTTCGGCGGCCCCACGTTCGAAGGGTGGCAAGCGTCCATACACAAAACGACCGCGACGACGCAATGGCAGCTCTTCGGGGACTTGGAAAGCAAAGGGAGCCCGTTCCAAGGCCAAATCGGGCGGAGATCGCGCTGCGAGCGGCAGGTCCTCCACTTCCAACCGAAAAGCCCCCAGCACCAGGGCCCCCAAATCCACCATTGGGATGATGCCCATCTAA
- a CDS encoding Proteasome subunit beta type-2, with the protein MTGFDFSNYNRNAALHARGVPLPKATSTGTTIVGCIYDKGVVIAADTRATSGPIVADKNCEKLHYIAPKIWCAGAGTAADTEFTTALISSNVELHSLSTGRDPRVITCMTMLKQHLFRYQGHIGAYLVVAGVDPTGVGLYTVHAHGSTDKLPYVTMGSGSLAAMSVFESMWQPDLDKEGAVALCAEAIKAGIFNDLGSGSNVDVCVIEKDKPTQLLRNYMKPNERGLKERNYRFPKGTTAWLNQKVISKEDLKRYVTIETLSGDDNLAAGEKMEVDA; encoded by the exons ATGACGGGCTTTGATTTCTCGAACTACAACCGCAACGCGGCTCTGCACGCCAGGGGCGTCCCTCTTCCCAAAGCCACTAGCACTGGTACAACGATTGTCGGATGCATTTATGATAAGGGCGTGGTG ATTGCAGCAGATACCAGAGCTACCAGCGGCCCTATAGTAGCAGACAAG AACTGTGAGAAGCTTCATTACATTGCGCCCAAGATCTGGTGTGCCGGCGCCGGTACTGCCGCGGATACCGAGTTCACCACTGCCCTCATCAGCTCCAATGTCGAATTGCACTCTCTATCAACAGGCCGCGACCCCCGAGTCATCACATGCATGACCATGCTCAAGCAGCACCTTTTCCGATACCAGGGACACATTGGAGCCTACCTTGTGGTTGCAGGCGTGGATCCGACCGGCGTCGGCCTGTACACAGTGCACGCGCACGGCTCGACAGACAAGTTGCCATACGTGACCATGGGATCTGGATCTCTCGCCGCCATGTCTGTATTTGAATCCATGTGGCAGCCTGATCTTGACAAGGAGGGTGCAGTTGCTCTCTGcgccgaggccatcaaggctGGTATCTTCAACGATCTCGGTTCCGGTAGCAACGTGGACGTCTGTGTGATCGAGAAGGACAAGCCTACACAGCTACTCCGCAACTACATGAAACCCAATGAACGTGGACTGAAGGAGCGCAACTACCGCTTCCCCAAGGGTACGACTGCCTGGCTGAACCAAAAGGTTATTAGCAAGGAAGACTTGAAGAGATATGTTACGATCGAGACACTGTCTGGGGATGACAACCTTGCTGCTGGAGAGAAAATGGAAGTGGATGCTTGA